From Rhododendron vialii isolate Sample 1 chromosome 10a, ASM3025357v1, the proteins below share one genomic window:
- the LOC131304138 gene encoding xyloglucan galactosyltransferase XLT2-like codes for MVLPFPGHLSPTRQTPKNPDLPKPLNSIQAHCSLHPRLWLLITVLSVQILVLFVTRTVPLPASLFPATKTKPSAAANCPLGRIYVYDLPPSFNKDLIDTCNDSDPWRWRCGAVSNDGFGPTAAELAQVVPGNVAPAWYWTNQFALEILFHNRLLNHECRTLEPESAAAFYIPFYAGLAVGKYLWANHTMRDRDCELVIRWVRKQSFWRRSNGADHFITLGRITWDFRRLDDPSYDWGSSLLNMPAMRRVTRLIVERAPRDDNDVGVPYPTGFHPSSISDVVNWQGFVRNRNRTSLFCFVGAARADIKDDIRAALMSQCRNESGSCRVVDCARAECANGRTSNLETFLDSDFCLQPKGDSYTRRSVFDCMLAGSIPVFFWFRTAYTQYKWFLPGEPESYSVYIEPRDIVNGRSIRSILEGYSKEDVRRMREKVIDSIPRFVYAKPSEGLGSRSRDAFDIAVNGVLNRFRVARESRSGRGTKTQEGKANSSLSDSSLGRIL; via the exons atggtGCTTCCATTTCCCGGCCATCTCTCTCCTACCCGTCAAACCCCCAAAAACCCTGACCTCCCTAAACCCCTCAACTCAATTCAAGCCCACTGTTCCTTACACCCTCGTCTATGGCTCCTAATCACCGTTCTCTCCGTCCAAATCCTCGTCCTCTTCGTCACTCGCACTGTCCCCCTACCCGCGTCCCTTTTCCCAGCCACCAAAACCAAGCCATCCGCCGCCGCAAACTGTCCGCTTGGCCGAATCTACGTCTACGACCTCCCTCCATCGTTCAACAAGGACTTGATCGACACCTGCAACGACTCCGACCCCTGGCGCTGGCGCTGCGGTGCCGTCTCGAACGACGGGTTCGGCCCCACTGCGGCCGAACTCGCTCAAGTCGTGCCGGGGAACGTCGCCCCGGCGTGGTACTGGACCAACCAGTTCGCGCTGGAGATTTTGTTTCACAACCGGCTCTTGAATCACGAGTGTCGGACTTTAGAGCCGGAATCTGCTGCGGCGTTTTACATCCCGTTCTACGCTGGACTCGCGGTGGGGAAGTACTTGTGGGCGAATCATACCATGAGGGACCGTGATTGCGAGTTGGTGATCAG GTGGGTCCGGAAACAATCGTTTTGGCGGAGATCTAACGGTGCTGATCACTTCATTACGCTGGGTCGGATCACGTGGGATTTCAGGCGGTTGGATGACCCGAGTTATGACTGGGGGTCGAGTCTGCTAAACATGCCGGCGATGAGGCGTGTCACTCGTCTCATCGTCGAGCGGGCCCCGCGGGACGACAACGATGTCGGTGTGCCTTACCCCACCGGATTCCACCCCAGCTCGATATCCGACGTCGTCAACTGGCAAGGGTTCGTCAGGAACAGGAACCGCACGAGCCTGTTCTGCTTTGTCGGTGCCGCACGTGCCGACATAAAGGACGACATCAGGGCGGCTTTGATGAGCCAGTGCCGGAACGAGTCGGGCTCGTGCCGGGTCGTGGACTGCGCCAGGGCCGAGTGCGCCAACGGGAGGACGTCGAACCTGGAGACGTTTCTCGACTCGGACTTCTGCTTGCAGCCCAAGGGGGACTCGTACACTAGGCGGTCCGTGTTCGACTGCATGTTGGCCGGCTCGATACCCGTCTTTTTCTGGTTCCGAACCGCCTACACGCAGTACAAGTGGTTTCTGCCGGGCGAACCGGAGAGCTACTCGGTTTACATCGAGCCGCGCGACATCGTGAATGGGCGGTCGATAAGGAGTATTTTGGAGGGGTACAGCAAGGAAGACGTGAggaggatgagagagaaagtgatcgATTCTATTCCGAGATTTGTGTATGCGAAACCAAGCGAGGGGCTGGGGAGCCGGAGTAGAGACGCTTTCGATATCGCAGTTAACGGGGTGCTGAACCGGTTCAGGGTGGCAAGAGAGAGCAGATCCGGGCGTGGAACCAAAACCCAGGAGGGAAAAGCAAATTCCTCACTGAGTGATTCAAGTTTGGGTAGGATACTCTGA